The DNA region TCTTCTGATGATCGATTCAACCTCTGATCAAAAAGATAGACCTTGGTTCTATTTCATCTCTTCAACAAGTTTAGTAATAAGCATAACGGCCCTATTGTTCCGATGGAGAGAAGAACCTATAATTAGCTTTTCGGGAAATTTCCAAACGAACAATTTCAACGAAATCTTTCAATTTCTCATTTTATTATGTTCAACTTTATGTATTCCTCTATCCgtagagtacattgaatgtacagaAATGGCTATAACAGAGTTTCTGTTATTCGTATTAACAGCTACTCTAGGGGGAATGTTTTTATGTGGTGCTAACGATTTAATAACTATCTTTGTAGCTCCAGAATGTTTCAGTTTATGTTCCTACCTATTGTCTGGATATACCAAGAGAGATCTACGGTCTAATGAGGCTACTATGAAATATTTACTCATGGGTGGGGCAAGCTCTTCTATTCTGGTTCATGGTTTCTCTTGGCTATATGGTTCATCTGGGGGGGAGATCGAGCTTCAAGAAATTGTGAACGGTCTTATCAATACACAAATGTATAACTCCCCAGGAATTTCAATTGCGCTTATATCCATCACTGTAGGACTTGGGTTCAAGCTTTCCCCAGCCCCTTTTCATCAATGGACTCCTGACGTCTACGAAGGAGTGTGGTTCGTTCGACAAATTCCTACCTCTATATCTATCTCTGAGGTGTTTGGGTTTTGCAAAACTCCATAGACATGCAGAAGAGAAATGCTATCCCCACTCCGACCAAGATAGAACTTTTACCAAAAGTTTATTGTGATCTTTTTGTTCAAATAACAATTAAGGTGAAGCAGGGTCAGGAACAACGAATCTCTTTATGATAAACAGATCCATTTTGCAAGTTCGTTATTACGGGTAGTTCCTACAAAGAATCGGACTAATGACGTATACAATGCTTGAATTATCGATGTAGATGCTACATAGTGGGTTCTCATCCTTCAGAGACTACGAGTGTAATAGGAGCATCCGTTGACAAAAGGATCACCCTAAGATGATCATCTCATGGCTATTGGGAACGAATCAAATCAGATGGTTCTATTTCTCAACCTTTCTGACTTGCTCCTACGGAACCAAGGTCGAAAGGATTGAAAAAGTCAGTCATTCACAACCACTGATGAAGGATTCCTCGAAAAGTTAAGGATTAGTAGTTCTTTTTCGAAATCGATTTCGAAAAAGAATGGATTCGGTCTTATACATACGCGAGGAAGGTaatcaaaaaagagagaagacgagttcttctttcttttatcacttAGGAGCCGTGCGAGATGAAAGTCTCATGCACGGTTTTGCATGAGAGAAAGAAGCGAGGAATCCTCTTTTCGACTCTGACTCCCCCACTCCAGTCGTTGCTTTTCTTTCTGTTACTTCGAAagtagctgcttcagcttcagccacgcgaattctcgatattcctttttatttctcatcaaacgaatggcatcttcttctggaaatcctagctattcttagcatgattttgGGGAATCTCCTTGCTATTACTCAAACAAGCATGAAACGTATGCTTGCATATTCGTCCATAGGGCAAATCGGATATGTAATTATTGGAATAATTGTTGGAGACTCAAATGATGGATATGCAAGCATGATAACTTATATGCTGTTCTATATCTCCATGAATCTAGGAACTTTTGCTTGCATTGTATTATTTGGTCTACGTACCGGAACTGATAACATTCGAGATTATGCAGGATTATACATGAAAGATCCTTTTTTGGCTCTCTCTTTAGCCCTATGTCTCTTATCCCTAGGAGGCCTTCCTCCACTAGCAGGTTTCTTCGGAAAACTCTATCTATTCTGGTGTGGATGGCAAGCAGGCCTATATTTCTTGGTTTCAATAGGACTCCTTACGAGCGTTCTTTCTATCTACTATTATCTAAAAATAATCAAGTTATTAATGACTGGACGAAACCAAGAAATAACCCCTTATGTGCGAAATTATAGAAGATCCCCTTTAAGATCAAACAATTCCATCGAATTGAGTATGACTGTATGTGTGATAGCATCTACTATACCAGGAATATCAATGAACCCCATTCTTGCAATTGCTCAGGATACCCTCTTTTAGCTGCTAGGTCTATTTCTTAGTTCAAGATCCCTCTTACTAACTGGAATAAAAGAATTAGTAGATCTGTTCCGCCCAAAATGGGAATGGGCGCTAGGGTTATGAACTTATAATCATGGAATCGACTCGATCATCAGATTATAAGTTCATTCCATACCGGACCAGACCGTGCACATTCTTATTATGAGAAGGGGTCATTCGAGCCTATGGAAATAGGATACTCTGTTTACATAGAAATCCCTACGTCCTTACATTCTATTTAGGATTAGGAATAGGTGTAATCAGACCTGCTTTTGACATATCTATCCTATTCTTATTTGGGTACcatatgcacctctttgggcttcTATTGAATCGAGAAATTGGATTGTACATCTTTCATCTTTTTGATTGTGATATCGATTTTGATACATATAAGGTGTCCTACGGATAATGCAAATCGAAGCTATTTGATGTCTGACTCAGGCCTATATGACCGATCGATCGAAATACTCCAAGACTCCACCTTtgtcatatattccatatatcacaTTAGATAGATATCATATTCATGGAATACAATTCACTTTCAAGATGCCTTGATGGTGAAATGGTAGACACGCGAGACTCAAAATCTCGTGCTGAAGAGCGTGGAGGTTCGAGTCCTCTTCAAGGCATAATATGGAGAATGCTCATTCAATGAGCATTCCCCGTAGAAGTATTCCGGAAATCTGGGCCTGGCGCTCTCCTCTATCTTCTGAGGTCCTTAACCATCTCCCTGAGAAAAGTAGACAGTAAAAGCCAAAATAGACTAAATATAGCCTGAACGATCTTAAAAATCCCTCGAAGGAGATAATaaagaacccaaagcagatggTATCCTACTGCAAGGGTAGTCTTAAGAATCCAAAAGAGGTTGCTCAGAAGAGATAGATGTATCCCAACCTCTATTGCTCTCGCGTAAAGACTTTTTTTTACGCGACAGGAAAAAGTGACTACGAATTCCCCTTTTTGTTTGCGAATCCCTGTTTGTATCCTTTGAGCGCACGCCCATTAAGTAGCGATCAAATTAAGGAAATCGATCAAACGATCCCAATACCGTGCCAGCCCAAATCATGATCTTCACCAACTTGGATTTGGTTCTCTCGCGAAAATCGCGAGTTGCAGAGATGAGAACCATGAAAAGCAAGATCCCGAATAAGAAAACAGAAACCGAGGAAGAGGAAACCACAAGAGTGAAGACTAGTAGAGTCTCGTCTTTTGTCattctttgctcctttttcactcaatgattccttcgaatttgccgaccaaaaattctatatgtctattctatctatgatatttctatatatatagaatATGATATCTAATATGACATCCGATTTGTCAAAGGGATTGGATTGGTGACTTACCCATTCAGTGACTTTGGCACTGGACGTTCCAAAAACGGGTACTATCGGATCGGGTGAATTAGAGAATAGACAGAGGTCCGTTGGCATTTcagcctttcttctcctttcagggcctaTCCGAAAGAGAATCCAGTACCTCTTGGTCCTGAATATCAGAATAGGACGAACGAACCGGCCTCCGCGGATATCTTTGCTTCGGAacaaaaccctgcaatcaaatagatTGTCCCAAGGGCGCCATATTCTAGGAGCCCAAGTTATGCTATTGAAAATTCGTTCCTCTAGCAGTTCCGGTTTGAGCATTCCGTTCCCTttttcaaactccacttcttttcATATAGCAATCCCTGATCAAAGAGAGAACAATATCCATTTCAAAACATTTATAACAGATTCCTTAGTTCGGACCGACGAAGTAATGTCACTCGACTATTATCAACCTGACTGCAATCTTTTTCTGTCGGTAAGGATTGCACCAGAGCACCTTCTACTTCTAATAGGCCATGAACTATAGATAGAGAAGAATCATTCTGAGCGAGTACATAAGAAGCGATCCACTTTTTTTCATCGGTTCCAGGGGAAGACCAAAGATCTTGCGCGGCAGGTCCGCCAGAAAAACTCAAAAGAGAAAGAAGTCTCGTTAATCTCTTCATGCTCGTTCCAAGTTCGAAGTACCTTTTGGCCAAAGAAAAACCCGCTTCCTGACACGATTGCCTCTTTATCTTTATATAGATAGATTCTATGGGGTTATTACTTAGTAAGTCTATTTTGTACAAGAGCCCCTCCTATCTGATAGAAAAGGGTCCCATGATCCCGAGCCGATCTTACCTTGGCTCGCAAACCCCAAGTTTGTCTATGAAGAGCTAATCTAAttgtatttttttctagaatggatTTCTTATGTGGAATACTAATGGATAGGGCCTCGTTGCTAAGTGCTACAAGATCTAGTGCACTGGAACTCGTGGTTATGGACCCGAATCCTTTAGTATGGAACATTGTCTTTTCCAAGTAAAAACCCCTAGTATATGAAAGAATGAAAAGGTGCTTTCGTTCTTGTGGAATAAGAAGCCCTCGTACCTTAATGAAAGGAAAATCGTAATTTTTCGTTAGGTATTTGACCAAATAGGATCGTCCAGTTCCTATAGAACCTATCACTAAAATACCCGATAGGGCTAAGCGGAACGAAAAGGGTTTTCCATGAGAT from Hordeum vulgare subsp. vulgare unplaced genomic scaffold, MorexV3_pseudomolecules_assembly, whole genome shotgun sequence includes:
- the LOC123423636 gene encoding NAD(P)H-quinone oxidoreductase subunit 2 A, chloroplastic-like; this encodes MDSVLYIREEEARNPLFDSDSPTPVVAFLSVTSKVAASASATRILDIPFYFSSNEWHLLLEILAILSMILGNLLAITQTSMKRMLAYSSIGQIGYVIIGIIVGDSNDGYASMITYMLFYISMNLGTFACIVLFGLRTGTDNIRDYAGLYMKDPFLALSLALCLLSLGGLPPLAGFFGKLYLFWCGWQAGLYFLVSIGLLTSVLSIYYYLKIIKLLMTGRNQEITPYVRNYRRSPLRSNNSIELSMTVCVIASTIPGISMNPILAIAQDTLF
- the LOC123423641 gene encoding NAD(P)H-quinone oxidoreductase subunit 2 B, chloroplastic-like; this encodes MIWHVQNENFILDSTRIFMKAFHLLLFNGSFIFPECILIFGLILLLMIDSTSDQKDRPWFYFISSTSLVISITALLFRWREEPIISFSGNFQTNNFNEIFQFLILLCSTLCIPLSVEYIECTEMAITEFLLFVLTATLGGMFLCGANDLITIFVAPECFSLCSYLLSGYTKRDLRSNEATMKYLLMGGASSSILVHGFSWLYGSSGGEIELQEIVNGLINTQMYNSPGISIALISITVGLGFKLSPAPFHQWTPDVYEGVWFVRQIPTSISISEVFGFCKTP